The Salvelinus namaycush isolate Seneca chromosome 28, SaNama_1.0, whole genome shotgun sequence genome contains a region encoding:
- the gcfc2 gene encoding GC-rich sequence DNA-binding factor 2 translates to MFNKKPRRNFRQRKGKSSDEDEHKSGEDDGSKTQATASSIKPAKLPQNRGISCSSKREAMSPKSDSSGAEDAVEYGTSGLFVGTRPPNSKEEKDGRKKKGNVLSFSNEKEGSEFKLKKSSDKAVVFQARRKEASPEKTSRPTARKDVTVVVSRKERSGSNVSGEELSSESDGEGDAKSTTSSSASSMSSTSSKSSTQKQKPVVIPDARRIQAARRQRQAARAQKDYISLGRDGECSPRTPDQDLEERTDEDYDDDDEPDDHERRIEFAPRSKTIRERIAEKMGGSGASQSDDQESEDNNLWEEQQIGKGVKRHPREQSPSGSEGSGSVRSSSSRRKQRVNIPECLPLISLSVVKKRITGKLCDLREVHRAHEADLRRMEVDMDSSRTSLENLESCSSDRQLQFYRATNAYIQNLVECLREKVVEINSVEVDMHTLLSDQAEVLLSRRREAIRQESSSLQQLSYATDPQSEGDSGESGNEKTNKSESGEPGEEDYGSLTADSEPSPEEEAELQRERAEILSRSQDVFCDVQEDFWEVKKVLSRFNEWRVAFSESYHSAYISLCLPKLLNPLIRHQLLGWNPLQAAGEDFEALPWFSAVETFCHGLGYQEADHTDRKTLPAIIEKTLLPKIQGFVELVWDPLSSRQSLCLSELCRRLQDDYALFEGEQSKPVKAFVEAVIGRLRSSVDDDIFIPLYPKKFLDDKSSPQRRFRDQQFWTAVKLLGNVGQWDGLIPEHVLMELMLDKLLNRYLMLTLLNETHSHDSVHTCKKVAVCFPKSWFKDLSSCPSQLKSFSDHLLQTAHSVCKQQPDHPNTRAVVSDVLTVLGSIQAWDKVETISDKYHYQDLVDTLNLS, encoded by the exons ATGTTCAACAAGAAACCGCGAAGAAACTTCAGGCAAAGGAAAGGAAAATCGAGCGATGAAGATGAACACAAGAGCGGAGAGGATGATGGAAGTAAAACACAAGCTACCGCTTCTAGCATAAAGCCCGCCAAGTTGCCGCAGAATCGGGGGATCTCATGCAGTTCCAAGCGGGAGGCGATGTCACCCAAGTCGGACTCGAGTGGTGCTGAAGACGCGGTAGAATATGGTACTAGTGGGCTGTTCGTTGGCACTAGACCGCCTAACAGTAAAGAGGAAAAGGATGGACGGAAGAAGAAAGGAAACGTGCTCAGCTTCTCTAATGAGAAAGAAG GATCTGAGTTCAAACTAAAGAAATCGTCAGATAAAGCTGTGGTCTTCCAAGCCAGGAGAAAGGAGGCTTCCCCTGAAAAGACCTCCCGGCCTACTG CCAGGAAAGATGTGACTGTGGTTGTGTCCCGGAAAGAGAGGTCCGGTAGCAATGTGTCCGGAGAAGAACTGTCATCAGAGAGTGACGGAGAGGGAGACGCCAAGTCAACCACATCCAGCTCTGCCTCCTCCATGTCCTCCACATCCTCCAAGTCCTCCACTCAGAAACAGAAACCAG tggtgatCCCAGATGCAAGAAGGATCCAGGCGGCCAGAAGGCAGCGTCAGGCGGCCAGAGCCCAGAAAGACTATATCTCCCTGGGGAGAGACGGGGAGTGTTCCCCCCGGACCCCAGACCAGGACCTGGAGGAACGCACTGACGaagattatgatgatgatgatgagccaGACGACCATGAACGCAGGATTGAGTTTGCCCCGCGGTCCAAAACCATCAGGGAGAGGATAGCAGAGAAGATGG GAGGTAGTGGTGCTAGTCAGTCTGACGACCAGGAGAGCGAGGACAACAACCTCTGGGAGGAGCAACAGATTGGAAAGGGAGTCAAGAGACACCCTAGGGAACAG AGTCCATCAGGCAGTGAGGGCAGTGGCTCTGTgaggagcagtagtagtagacgGAAACAGAGAGTCAACATCCCAGAGTGTCTGCCCCTCATCAGCCTCAGCGTGGTGAAGAAGAGGATCACTGGGAA ACTGTGTGATCTACGGGAGGTCCACAGGGCTCATGAGGCAGACCTGAGGAGGATGGAGGTGGACATGGACAGCTCTAGAACCTCTCTGGAGAACCTGGAGAGCTGTTCCTCCGACCGACAGCTTCAGTTCTACCGGGCCACCAACGCCTACATTCAGAACCTGGTGGAATGTCTCAGAGAGAAG GTGGTAGAGATCAACAGTGTGGAAGTGGACATGCACACTCTTCTGTCTGACCAGGCGGAGGTACTGTTGTCACGGAGACGAGAGGCCATACGGCAGGAGTCATCTAGCCTACAGCAGCTCAGCT aTGCCACTGATCCACAAAGTGAAGGAGACTCCGGGGAAAGCGGGAATGAAAAAACAAATAAGAG TGAGTCAGGAGAGCCAGGTGAGGAAGACTATGGTAGCCTGACGGCCGACAGCGAACCTTCCCCTGAGGAAGAGGCAGaactgcagagggagagag CGGAGATCCTGAGCAGGTCCCAGGATGTGTTCTGTGACGTGCAGGAGGACTTCTGGGAGGTGAAGAAGGTTCTGTCTCGCTTCAACGAGTGGAGAGTAGCCTTCTCCGAGTCCTACCACTCAGCCTACATCAGCCTCTGTCTGCCCAAACTACTCAACCCACTCATCAGACACCAACTTTTAGGCTGGAACCCCCTACAG GCTGCAGGAGAGGACTTTGAGGCTCTGCCGTGGTTCTCTGCTGTAGAGACGTTCTGTCACGGACTGGGTTACCAGGAGGCAGATCACACTGACAGGAAAACACTGCCTGCTATCATAGAGAAGACTCTCCTGCCCAAAATACAAG GTTTTGTGGAGTTGGTGTGGGACCCTCTGTCCAGCCgtcagtctctgtgtctgtctgagctGTGTCGCAGACTGCAGGATGACTACGCTCTGTTTGAGGGAGAGCAGAGCAAACCGGTCAAG GCGTTTGTTGAAGCAGTGATTGGTAGATTGAGGAGTTCTGTGGATGATGACATCTTCATCCCTCTGTACCCTAAGAA GTTTTTAGATGACAAGTCCTCTCCACAGAGGAGGTTCAGAGACCAGCAGTTCTGGACAGCTGTGAAG CTCCTAGGTAACGTTGGCCAGTGGGATGGGTTGATACCTGAACATGTTCTGATGGAGCTAATGTTGGACAAACTCCTGAACCGCTACCTGATGTTGACGCTACTCAACGAGACCCACTCGCATGACTCTGTCCACACATGTAAAAAG GTTGCGGTGTGTTTTCCTAAGTCCTGGTTTAAAGACTTGAGCTCCTGTCCCTCTCAGCTGAAGTCCTTCAGTGACCACCTCCTCCAGACTGCCCATTCAGTCTGCAAACAGCAGCCTGACCACCCCAACACACG GGCTGTGGTGAGCGATGTGCTGACTGTTTTGGGAAGCATCCAGGCCTGGGACAAGGTAGAGACGATATCGGACAAATACCATTACCAAGACCTGGTGGACACACTCAACCTGTCCTAG
- the pfn4 gene encoding profilin-4 has translation MNQFQNLINDCLIDTKHVESAVILVAKTAAVTAASARFQVLPTQAQIFIDSFKHMTLTRERGFYFQDKAYTCVRADRNSIYCKCGTHGLILVKTALYIIVATYNDSMYPSVCVEAVEKLGRGMLVLLTAYKLQQLSTAGFKGDGLLTVYYLQIRYEGYLFYVFD, from the exons ATGAACCAATTTCAGAATTTGATAAATGACTGTCTTATCGATACAAAACACGTGGAAAGCGCTGTCATTCTGGTTGCCAAGACTGCAGCAGTAACTGCCGCATCTGCAAGGTTTCAG GTTCTTCCCACACAAGCCCAGATTTTCATAGACTCTTTCAAGCACATGACATTGACCAGAGAGCGGGGCTTCTACTTCCAAGACAAAGCATACACCTGTGTCCGAGCTGACAGGAACTCCATCTACTGCAAATGT GGAACACATGGCTTGATTCTTGTGAAGACTGCTCTGTACATTATAGTGGCCACATACAACGACAGCATGTATCCTAGCGTGTGTGTGGAGGCTGTCGAGAAACTAGGTAGGGGGATGTTGGTGCTTCTAACAGCATACAAGCTTCAACAGCTTTCAACTGCAGGTTTTAAAGGTGATGGATTATTGACTGTGTATTATTTACAAATCAGATATGAGGGATATTTGTTTTATGTGTTTGACTAA